The following DNA comes from Camelina sativa cultivar DH55 chromosome 14, Cs, whole genome shotgun sequence.
ACTCTCCGACTTTTGTGTTAGTTTTATGGCACATCCGGATCATGGAAAGTGATGAGAATTTGGAAtgagagatattttatttttgtaaaagattTATTTGTCGAATAATTTAGTGGGATTTGGTAAGAGATCATAATTAAGGTACATGATTTCCGGGAAAACGGCATATTCCCCCACAAACTTAGTTGTTTTATCGTATTCATACCCAAAACTTTGAGTTGTGCTTAGAGCTACATGAActtaacaaaaatttgaatttcctACACGAACAATGCAAAACTGGTGAAAATCCACAAATCGATAAACAGTGTTACTGTTCGGTTAACAAATGCTGACTAGGATGTTTCGTTTGCAGTTTAAGATGCCACGTAATATATCTATATCTAAACGATGtcgtttcaattttttaaaaacacaaaaacctgAGAAAAATGCCTATATCTAGGCTCAAACCTGCGTCTTCCATACACTTGACCATACGCCGAACCAACTGAGGCTTTACAACTTCTTTGGTATTATCTTCGGAGTTTTACATATAAGGGGATATATTAAAAGTAACAAAAGCCTTTTCTCTtcgttctttctcttctccagTCTTTTCTGTGATCTCAGTACGAATATATGAAACTTTGTTCAATTTCTCGCcttttaacagtttttttttttttttacaatttgatttgattcaacAGTTTCTCTTTTGATCGACTTCTTTTATCTTGGTTGTATAGGCAGATTCGGAACCTTAAGAAGTTGGGTTGaggacagaaaaaaaatatttttcaattgatGGATTGGTCTGATTTTTGGGTATCATATGAATGAAGCTCCGTCCGTCCGTCGTATTGCTCCTGTTGAAGATGGGAGGAGAGAATGCAAAAAGATTATTTTTACGTAgtacagaatatatatatataaacgtctCGGGTGAATTGATAAATATGTCGATTGGCTCAATTAGTTATGTGTAATGTTATCTGTACAAGAGTGCCCAGGTTCGAATCCATGCAATAGAGGTATTTTTGtctccgtttttttttcttcttaatttcaaATAATTGAAACAACAGCGTTTCGTGATATTACATGGTATCCTAGTCATCATATATTAACGGAAAAGTAACACCGTTTATCGATTCGTGGGTTTTCACCGATTTTAGATTGTTCGTGTaggaaattcaaatttttgttaagTTCATGTAGGTATAAGCACAACTCAAAGTTTTGTGTATAAATACGATAAAGCAACTAAGTTTGTGGGGGAATATGCCGTTTTCTCCATGATTTCTTAATCTATCTAGggttttcttggtttcttctaTAAAAAAGAGAGTCAGGTCAGTCGTTCTCCAGACTCCACAAGTATAGTTGATAGTTGATAATAAGATTCAATCCAATATACTTTTGGATCAAGAATTGCGATAATTTCTTATCGTATGCATGATTGAGAACCATATATCAAAGTACGCGTACCTCTCATGCTTGTACCTTCGCATTTTTTTGATCCAAAAATATATCGGACTTACTCATATTATCGGCTATTTATAAGAGGGACAACCCGTATCCTCACTCCTCAGTTGGTTTGATACTCAAAATAACTTTGCATCGTTTGCTTGTTTTTAAAGCTCAAGGATAAAAACACAGAAGTTGCCCCTCTTGCAATGTTATTGGCCTTGAtagtaaatttcatattgagTTTTCGTGTAAAACCTTTTAAGTGGTATAAAATTCTTAAGGGATTTACCCACTCGCTATTTTTCACCGTCACTGTTTTGTCCTCAAGctcttcattttttctcttataaattgtttctttttttttttggcgataTATAAAAGTCAATTACACATGTGAAAAGTTCTTTCACTTTAGTCTTTAGCCCACTGAATGATATAATCGATCTATATTTGGATTTCAAACAACACGCATAATGTTGAAGAATATTATACTAGCACTAACGAAAACCAATTTACCTACAATCCCAAGACTCAGAAGATTATATACAAACAGTAAACTAATTTAATGCCCTCCAATTGGATTAGTCGATGAGCACATAGCAGTTATATCTGGGACAAGGAGTCATTAAAGATAGAGTTTTAATATATCTGCGACGCCCACCAAACACGAATACACATATCATCAAATTGCcaaattgatattaaaaatgaCGTCATCATCACTAATGCAACAAGTAGAAGAAACCCTCTCATTCCATTGGAATATCTCTAAAACGTGATGAAAAATCGTAAAACATTATCTTTCTTTCCCCTATAAGACTCGTAAACTAGTTCAACTTGACTTAATAActcaatcaagaatcaaaaatattgttgaaaacGTCCATAGAAGAAGGAGACTGTATCCTCGATGGACTACTCTGAAGGATAGAATTAAAGTCGTTGAAGAATGACGAATAACCTTGAGGTTCGGTAGGTCCAACCGTAGAAAAGAAGTCCGGTGATATCAACGGCAGAGACGTGGGTCCAGGTGATAAAATACCAGCATGGTGAAAACTTGGCCGTTCGATCGgatgatgttgatgttgttgttgaagattatgatgatgatgatgattataataTTGATCCATAGTTCCTACGCCTCCTACAAACTTCCCTAGTTCGTTCGAGGTATTAGCTCTTTCCGTAGAAGCGAACCGAGCCGCCGGAGATATCAAACCATGGGATGCATCAAATGATGCTGACGTGTCGTTTGGTGCTGACATAGCtgtagaagaggaagatgatgatgttgtggAGCTAGAGGTTTTGCCTGTGAGACGTTGAACCAATGTCATGAAGTTATTAGGGTGTGTATGGATAATCTTGGGAGATACAGTGTATATGATCACTGGACCACCTGGCGGCCGCGTTTGCCGTTGTTCTTGCTGATGGATTTGTGGTGGTTGCGGTGGCGGCTGTTGCGGCGCCAATGGTGGCTTCTTGATGATCTTGTGCGAATCTCCACGGACCTTCAGTGGTGCTGGTCTCGGACCCAAGATTCCTCTTGATCTTGGCGATCTATTATCCATGGAATCCACTTTATaagatgaatattttataaaagagagagatagatgtGTGAGTGTATGTGAATGTGATGATAATTCTAGAGAAGAACAATGATTATGTGATGATTAGGGGAAAAGGGTGGGTACATGagtgtttgtatatatatgatttgtgtaTGTAtcaaaaagaaggagagagaaaagTCAAATGAAGAAAGCAGAGTAAACCTACTTATAAAAAAGTGGTAAAATTTGGCTACTTGATTGTTCAGTAATGACTTTTTTAATCTAATGTTTCTTCTAGTATACTTGTTTCTTACcaagatttggtttggtttaccCAAGATTAAAAGTTTTCCAGTCGTTAGCAAAGACTCACTTTTAACTACGACTTCCaacttcaaatattttattattgttaccTCAAATTATTCacatttttggttaatttaatttgatatagatagatatataggTGGTGCATGCTTACTTAAGTTGTTGTACTACACAAAATTTTAGAGATTAATtaactcttttaaaaacaaCATAATTAGAAGAAGTTACTTTATAATAAAATTGGATCACAACTTAtgggtgtgtttttttttctgttctttttgtttgcatCTAAATGACGAACATAAAAGGGTTGAATATGTCCAGTCTTGAGGAAGTCAAAAGCGAAGAAGAGGTCATAAGTGCCACGTCAGACACTTGGATGCTGACTTGGCATGAATTTGTACAGCTCCAACACGGTTCTGCTGATCCAGACATGACCCTGTTCCGTGGACCATAATGGacacagattttttttctttgtcaaacaaaaaaactagatGTGGTCAGACCGTTTAATAATACGTTTTCCAATCCATATTAAGGCNTGTTCTTGCTGATGGATTTGTGGTGGTTGCGGTGGCGGCTGTTGCGGTGCCAATGGTGGCTTCTTGATGATCTTGTGCGAATCTCCACGGACCTTCAGTGGTGCTGGTCTCGAACCCAAGATTCCTCTTGATCGTGGCGATCTATTATCCATGGAATCCACTTTATAAgatgaattaatattttataaaagagagagatagatgtGTGAGTGTATGTGAATGTGATGATGGTTCTAGAGAAGAATAATGATTATGTGATGATTAGGGGAAAAGGGAGGGTACATGagtgtttgtatatatatgatttgtgtaTTAtcaaaaagaaggagagagaaaagTCAAATGAAGAAAGCAGAGTAAACCTACTTATAAAAAAGTGGTAAAATTTGGCTACTTGATTGTTCAGTAATGACTTTTTTAATCTAATGTTTCTTCTAGTATACTTGTTTCTTACcaagatttggtttggtttaccCAAGATTAAAAGTTTTCCAGTCGTTAGCAAAGACTNNNNNNNNNNNNNNNNNNNNNNNNNNNNNNNNNNNNNNNNNNNNNNNNNNNNNNNNNNNNNNNNNNNNNNNNNNNNNNNNNNNNNNNNNNNNNNNNNNNNNNNNNNNNNNNNNNNNNNNNNNNNNNNNNNNNNNNNNNNNNNNNNNNNNNNNNNNNNNNNNNNNNNNNNNNNNNNNNNNNNNNNNNNNNNNNNNNNNNNNNNNNNNNNNNNNNNNNNNNNNNNNNNNNNNNNNNNNNNNNNNNNNNNNNNNNNNNNNNNNNNNNNNNNNNNNNNNNNNNNNNNNNNNNNNNNNNNNNNNNNNNNNNNNNNNNNNNNNNNNNNNNNNNNNNNNNNNNNNNNNNNNNNNNNNNNNNNNNNNNNNNNNNNNNNNNNNNNNNNNNNNNNNNNNNNNNNNNNNNNNNNNNNNNNNNNNNNNNNNNNNNNNNNNNNNNNNNNNNNNNNNNNNNNNNNNNNNNNNNNNNNNNNNNNNNNNNNNNNNNNNNNNNNNNNNNNNNNNNNNNNNNNNNNNNNNNNNNNNNNNNNNNNNNNNNNNNNNNNNNNNNNNNNNNNNNNNNNNNNNNNNNNNNNNNNNNNNNNNNNNNNNNNNNNNNNNNNNNNNNNNNNNNNNNNNNNNNNNNNNNNNNNNNNNNNNNNNNNNNNNNNNNNNNNNNNNNNNNNNNNNNNNNNNNNNNNNNNNNNNNNNNNNNNNNNNNNNNNNNNNNNNNNNNNNNNNNNNNNNNNNNNNNNNNNNNNNNNNNNNNNNNNNNNNNNNNNNNNNNNNNNNNNNNNNNNNNNNNNNNNNNNNNNNNNNNNNNNNNNNNNNNNNNNNNNNNNNNNNNNNNNNNNNNNNNNNNNNNNNNNNNNNNNNNNNNNNNNNNNNNNNNNNNNNNNNNNNNNNNNNNNNNNNNNNNNNNNNNNNNNNNNNNNNNNNNNNNNNNNNNNNNNNNNNNNNNNNNNNNNNNNNNNNNNNNNNNNNNNNNNNNNNNNNNNNNNNNNNNNNNN
Coding sequences within:
- the LOC104740831 gene encoding nuclear speckle RNA-binding protein B: MDNRSPRSRGILGPRPAPLKVRGDSHKIIKKPPLAPQQPPPQPPQIHQQEQRQTRPPGGPVIIYTVSPKIIHTHPNNFMTLVQRLTGKTSSSTTSSSSSSTAMSAPNDTSASFDASHGLISPAARFASTERANTSNELGKFVGGVGTMDQYYNHHHHHNLQQQHQHHPIERPSFHHAGILSPGPTSLPLISPDFFSTVGPTEPQGYSSFFNDFNSILQSSPSRIQSPSSMDVFNNIFDS